The window gtccctgctcatctgagtgaacgtgccttaggcacgctgcaaggaggcatgaggactgcagatgtggccagggtattAACTTGCATTGTCCGTGCAGTGAGACACGTTCCTGTCTCCGTAgcgacagctgatcgtcctcgtagTGGCATaacacgtgtaacacctgcacaggatcgcaACATcaaacctgcgggacaggtacaggatggcaactgcccgagttacaccaggaaggcAAAATccctcagtgctcagactgtccgcaataggcggTCTtgaaggcaggtcctcaccagacatcaccggcaacgtcAAACCCAccctcgctggaccagacaggacaacAAAAATaagctcttcactgacgagtcgcagaattgtctcaccaggggtgatggtcagatttgcgtttatcatctaaggaatgagcgttaaaccgaggcctgtactctggaacgggatcgatttggaggtggagggtccgtcatggtctggggcggtgtgtcacagcatcatcggactgaggaTGTCGTCAtagcaggcaatctcaacgctgtgcagtACAGggatgtggtacccttcctgcaggctcatcctgacatgaccctcaagCATGACAACACCACACTGCTAGTTCTGtgggtgatttcctgcaagacaggaatgcccGTGTTCAGCcacggccagcgaagagcccggatctcaatcccattgagctcgtctgagacctgttggatcggcgggtgagggctagggccattacccccagaattgtccgggaacttgcaggtgccttcgtggaagagtggggtaacatctaacagcaagaactggcaaccCTGgttcagtccatgaggagatgcactgcagtacttaatgcagctggtggccagacacgatactgacttacttttgacAGCCCCCCTtggttcagggacacattccattTCTGAGGAACTTGTTCAGTGTATGTCTGTTGAACGTCACGTTCATaaatatttaaacatgttaagtttgctgaaatttaatgcagttgacagtgagacaacatttttttgcaactttttgGGTCCTAAGAGAATTCTATTCAACAAACAATGGATCAAAGAATTGAAATGCCCACTGAACAGACACCCAGACTGCATCTTCAAGAAACAAAGTGAATCCATGTTTAATAACCACTCATGAGATTAAATACGTACACCCGTTTTATTGACAACAAGCTACAATAATTACACAAGTCAAACGTATTTTACAGCAACAAATACCTTCAAAGTAATTCACTATAATATGAAACATTTGCAGTTAGGATGCTGACACCAGAGTAGCATTTTTGGTTTCAATTGATAGTTTGAAGGATTAAACAGGTTCTTATGGAGCACACGGAGGGATAGCTCTTTCCACATGATTCATCGTTCCAGCCTTTTTCAGCTTAAGAGGAAACACGAAATAGAAAAGTAGGTCACATTTATTTGTTAAGCGTACTCTGAAAAAGTTGAATTTGATGAATGATAATGGGCTTACTGTACCTCCAAAGTTAATCTGAATACATGGCTCTCTGGCACCATTGTGGTTATTCGGCTCCCCTTCAGCCCAGCTCTCGTGATCAAATTTGGAGCCGTCACTCCAGAACCATAGCCTGTCCTGTGGGGAAGTAGTGAGATCTCAGTATCAAATATTACATGTGCTTCCTGAACAATTTCTAAAATCTGACACTCATGGTCTTTCCTCCACCACCTGTAGTACCAAACCGTAAAAATCCCAATGCATTTCAATGGCCATAGACTTCAATTGTGAAAAAACTACAACCGTTTAAAGACTGAATCCGCATTAGGGGGAAACAGCGCCACTGGCCACCCCACCATCGTGATCATTTTTGTTTCCTGAGCAGCGTCGCGCAGCATggttaaaacaaacaaaaatagcaCCAACTCAGTTGTTATATGTCGCAAACTGACGGGTCACCATTAAGGCATCCAGATTTTAACGCCATACAAACTTTAGACATGGCAACCTATTCCATATCGGTCTGGCCTTTTGATACCACGCTATAGTATTCATTCTTTTTGTACATCTGTAAGATCTtccaaaacagtttttttttatatagacACACTTTCTTGACAAAAACGTCAGCTACAACCTTAATCCCAAGGTCTCGAAAATAGAAAAAGCCAGCTAGTAAATTGTTTCTGCGCCATAGCaaaagaggaagaggcgaagcgagaaggATAACTGCGCCCAAAATCTGCCTTCAAGCAAGTCGTTTTTGTATGGCCGTCAACAAGATGTCGAATTTCATTCACAAAAAATAGTGGCTTATTTGAGCAAATATACGTTTTGTAATGCTTAGGTTGTTACGAGTACTGATACAAATAGCACACGTGACATGTCAGAAACTGAGAAAACCATTTATACCGGAGTTGTGCCTGTCACTCGAATCTGCTCTCAtaggctagaatggtcccacctgatctgcCCGACATTGCAGACTCTTCACATCGTTAGAGGCCAATGGAGTATCTGGTCAATCTGTGGCAATTGCTCTGGAGTTGATAGACTGGATATTTCGAGATGATCAACTCAAATCTAGACCTACATCCAACAGTATTTCTTTTGCTTTTGACATTGACACGAGGCCTTTGTCACATGCCTAATACTTATAACAAGGCTAATAAAGCACATTAATATCAGTTTAAAAAGATGACATTGGGCCATTCAAAGCATCAGTTGCGATTGCTATTCCCCATTTGCTAAATGTCAATGAGCGTCGTCACCATCTTTCCTCTGCGGTACCTCAAACTGTGGTCATTACCAGCGAGTTGATTACTCCTGGCACAGAGTTGTCTGAGCAGTGTCTTAACACCTACTCGGAGCGGATGGTTTTATTAGTCTTAAAACAGGATTCCTAGGACCTGACAGATTGATGACTATACTAAGACCTCAAGCTGAACTGTTCAGCTAGAGTATACCTCTCACTGGAGTCATTTCTATTAAGGATCTTCACTTTTACTCAACTATGACAACTGGGGTACCTTTTCCACCTTTGCTTGAACAGCATCAAATCCGCCAATCCAGGTAAGAGGGAAACTGCCAGTCGCGATCAACACCACCGCCTGTAGAAATTGGGACTCTTCATAGCTGTGCACAGATGCCAGGTTTGCGCCAAGGTACTTTACAGTGTTGTGCACAGGCTTCAGTTTTTCTCCAAGTAACTGACAGTGGCGCTAGAGCAAGCAgtacacagagacaaagacatgTCATAATGGAAGTATTAGGCAGTTGTCCAGTCTGAGAATTTGTCTTCTGGACTCTCAAATATTGCCATCGGAACTAATGTTCAATTAAACAGGCTCTTGGAGATTAGTTCAGCTCGGTCTTAACCCATGTCCTGAGGGTTCTAATATACAAGAGGGCCCAACTCAACAAATATTGAAAACCCTATAGAACATTTTTATTACAGCATATTAATGGGAGGTTCAGTATTTTACATGAGGCGCCGGTTAAAATAAGGCCAAAGCACCTTTAACTAAAAAACAAAGTTAATTTCAATTGCAGAGGGTAAGCATTATACCTCTGCATTGGGCCATGTCCTTGAAGTTTTGACAAACATGAAGCAGCGTGAATTAAATTGGAACCAGCCTCCGGGGCATAGGTTTCTTTGGTCTGCTGCAAATTTCACCAAATCATCTGAAAGGAGAAGACAGGGAGTGTTCCTGAAATTGCAACCGACTTTAAAGGATAGTCCTGACTGACCGATccccttgcat of the Salvelinus fontinalis isolate EN_2023a unplaced genomic scaffold, ASM2944872v1 scaffold_0842, whole genome shotgun sequence genome contains:
- the LOC129847436 gene encoding ladderlectin-like, with the translated sequence MATLTLLLLLSAAFTLGDIMTVNKANDLVKFAADQRNLCPGGWFQFNSRCFMFVKTSRTWPNAERHCQLLGEKLKPVHNTVKYLGANLASVHSYEESQFLQAVVLIATGSFPLTWIGGFDAVQAKVEKDRLWFWSDGSKFDHESWAEGEPNNHNGAREPCIQINFGAEKGWNDESCGKSYPSVCSIRTCLILQTIN